A window of Nitrospira sp. genomic DNA:
CTGCACGCTCGGCTCCATCAACGTCGCCAACTTTGTGGTGACGCGCTCAGGAAAACCGGCGATCGACTACGATCGATTGCATCGCACCATTCCAACTACGGTGCGATTTCTTGACAACGTACTCGATCGCTCCCATTTCCCCTTACAGGCCATCAAGGACCAAACCGCGCTCACCAGAAAGATCGGCCTCGGCATCATGGGCTTTGCCGATCTGCTGATCCATCTCGGCATTCCGTATAACTCGGACGAAGCCTTGACGGTCGCAGAAAAACTGATGAGTGTCATCCAAACCCAGGCTCACGAAGCGTCGACTCAGCTGGCACGCGAGCGCGGGGTGTTCCCCGCCTATCGCGGCAGCCGCCTGCAAACACACCGACAACGTTGGCGCAATGCCACGGTCACAACCATCGCTCCCACCGGCACGATCAGCATCATTGCGGACTGCTCTGCCGGAATCGAGCCGCTCTATGGCATCCACCTCGTACGCACGGTGATGGACGGCATGGCACTCGCCAGCCTTCATCCTGCATTCGTACGGCACGCCGAAACGCACGGCCTGGCGCTCCCGTCGCTCCAACGTGAGTTGGAACAGAGCGCCTCAATCCAACATCTCACCCAGCTGCCGGCTTCCCTACGACAGCTCTTCATCACCGCCCACGACGTGTCGCCGTCACATCACGTACGAATGCAAGCAGCCTTCCAACGCCATAGTGACAGCGGCGTCTCGAAAACGATCAACCTGCCCCCCTCGGCGACGCCTCAAGACGTCGCCGAGGCCTTCCATCTCGCCCATCGCCTCGGCTGCAAAGGGCTCACCGTATTTCGTTCTGGGAGTCGACGCGATCAGGTCCTGTCCTGCTCACAGCAACAATCCTGCTGACGTCGCGACTCGATCCAGGAGCTCCGTCCCCTGGTAGAATTTCCCCACAAAATTGACTCCATCGGACCTTGGTGATAAGTACTTTCACAGAATATGATCGTTTGCCGATGATCGCTACAGGGAGGTGCCCGATGTTCGCAGTCGCTGGGGGTCCGTCGTTCGCAGGCAGTGCGCTCTCCAATCTGTTTTTTGCCCGCCAACCGGAGCCGGATTTGGAATTCACTGAAGAAGAATTGGAACAAACCACGAACACCCGTTCGTCCTCTCCCATGAAATCACCGAAGAAATCAGGTGGACGTCCCGTTCTCTGGGTTCTGCTCTTAGCCCTCATCGGTGGTGGCGCCTATGTGGCGATGGAACCGGAAATGGTGATGGACTGGGTCAATCAATTACTGGGCGAGACCCCGACACCGCAGCCGCCGCAGATGGCGACGAGGCCGGCGCCGATCGCACAACCAGCGCCGGCAGCGCCTGATGCGCCAGCGCCGATTCCGGCTGCTCCACAGGCCAACGCGCCGATGACTGCGACTCCGCCGCCGGCATCGCCAATGGCCTCGGCCCCTGCACCAGTCGGAGCACCGGTCGCACCCAGTGCGACACCGGCTCCGCCTGTGATGCCGACGAGCCCGGCAATGGCGACTCCCCCCGCACCCGCGTCACTGTCTCCGATGTTCGGAGAAGGTCAACGCGTCACGGTGGCGGTCGACCCTGCCCTCGCCGGCGGGATGATCGCGTTATCCCAAGATCCTGCCGGGACGAAGCCGGGCCCGGCCGTTCGTCCCGGGGCCGGACTCACCATTCTTGACGGTGATCTCCAACAGAACGGATGGGTCTATTCCGTCCGGAGCGACGATGGCGTC
This region includes:
- a CDS encoding adenosylcobalamin-dependent ribonucleoside-diphosphate reductase: MTKRPPRALPQPLSANATTVLAQRYLARNPEGAVVETAAQLFWRVAHDIAQAERTYPPPTRQPHLARRFFDLMARLDFLPNSPTLMNAGRPLQQLSACFVLPVEDTLASIFDAVKYQALIHQSGGGTGFSFSRLRPRADRVATTNGVASGPVSFMRVFNLSTDVIKQGGTRRGANMGILRVDHPDILEFIALKQNQSEMTNFNLSVGITDRFMQALTRQQAIPLINPHTGQIIRRVAAQAIFDQLVQAAWQSGEPGIVFLDTINRANPTPHLGAIEATNPCGEQPLLPYESCTLGSINVANFVVTRSGKPAIDYDRLHRTIPTTVRFLDNVLDRSHFPLQAIKDQTALTRKIGLGIMGFADLLIHLGIPYNSDEALTVAEKLMSVIQTQAHEASTQLARERGVFPAYRGSRLQTHRQRWRNATVTTIAPTGTISIIADCSAGIEPLYGIHLVRTVMDGMALASLHPAFVRHAETHGLALPSLQRELEQSASIQHLTQLPASLRQLFITAHDVSPSHHVRMQAAFQRHSDSGVSKTINLPPSATPQDVAEAFHLAHRLGCKGLTVFRSGSRRDQVLSCSQQQSC